The following coding sequences lie in one Physeter macrocephalus isolate SW-GA unplaced genomic scaffold, ASM283717v5 random_288, whole genome shotgun sequence genomic window:
- the ELMO3 gene encoding engulfment and cell motility protein 3 isoform X2 — protein sequence MNLMDASVQPLALGLLESVTLSSPALGQLVKSEVPLDRLLVHLQVMNQQLQTKAMALLTALLQGASAAERKVGVQPVAGYVGGGAGGHCAPQWACRMGAHGGAKSPESPSHPPQHMLDYLWQRNLRQFIYKNIIHSAAPLGDEMAHHLYVLQALTLGLLEPRMRTPLDPYSQEQREQLQALRQAAFELEGESLGAGLSADRRRSLCAREFRKLGFSNSNPAQDLERVPPGLLALDNMLYFSRHAPSAYSRFVLENSSREDKHECPFARSSIQLTVLLCELLHVGEPCSETAQDFSPMFFGQDQSFHELFCVSIQLLNKTWKEMRATQEDFDKLGVAPGHASGAGAAGPHAGPEAQFPGAVPNQGEHAHIRGGPAPAADGAAASGRHTGPSHSGAAGEAEARAHGPDPPAAFAPPLRGDTLPQDQQPTAPGSLRGQWGWRAAGLGSGRVPLLTPSLFPFLPTDKLWFCCLSPNHKLLQYGDVEEGVGPPAPESLPEQLPVADIRALLTGKDCPHVREKGSGKQNKDVCELAFSVSYDHGEEEAYLNFIAPSKRECFQSLVTGHHHLGKNLLTSCLLSRPSNLLNTNYPTAFSNRKPI from the exons ATGAACCTCATGGATGCATCTGTGCAGCCCCTGGCCCTGGGGTTGCTGGagagtgtgaccttgagcagccctgccctgggccagcTGGTCAAGAGTGAGGTGCCACTGGATAGGCTGCTGGTGCACCTACAGGT GATGAACCAGCAGCTGCAAACCAAGGCCATGGCACTGCTGACAGCTTTGCTGCAGGGGGCCAGTGCTGCTGAACGTAAGGTGGGTGTCCAACCAGTGGCTGGATACGTGGGGGGAGGAGCTGGTGGGcactgtgctccacagtgggccTGCAGGATGGGTGCTCATGGTGGGGCTAAATCACCTGAGTCCCCTTCCCACCCACCTCAGCACATGCTTGACTACCTGTGGCAGAGAAACCTTCGCCAGTTCATCTACAAG AACATCATCCATAGTGCAGCGCCACTGGGCGACGAGATGGCTCACCACTTGTACGTACTGCAGGCCCTTACGCTGGGGCTGCTGGAGCCGCGCATGCGGACGCCACTGGACCCCTACAGCCAG GAGCAGCGGGAGCAGCTGCAGGCCCTGCGTCAGGCTGCCTTTGAACTGGAGGGGGAGTCCCTGGGCGCTGGGCTGAGTGCCGACCGTCGCCGTTCCCTCTGTGCCCGCGAGTTCCGCAAACTGGGCTTCTCT aacAGCAACCCTGCGCAGGACCTGGAGCGCGTGCCCCCTGGCCTGCTGGCCCTGGACAACATGCTCTACTTCTCCAGACACGCGCCCAGCGCCTACAGCCGG TTTGTGTTGGAGAACAGCAGCCGTGAGGACAAGCATGAGTGTCCCTTTGCCCGGAGCAGCATCCAGCTGACTGTGCTGCTGTGTGAACTGCTCCATGTCGGGGAGCCCT GCTCCGAAACTGCCCAGGACTTTTCGCCCATGTTCTTTGGCCAAGACCAGAGCTTCCATGAGCTCTTCTGTGTGAGCATCCAGCTGCTGAATAAGACCTGGAAGGAGATGCGGGCCACTCAGGAAGACTTTGACAAG CTTGGGGTGGCCCCAGGTCATGCAAGTGGTGCGGGAGCAGCTGGCCCGCACGCTGGCCCTGAAGCCCAGTTCCCTGGAGCTGTTCCGAACCAAGGTGAACACGCTCACATACGGGGAGGTCCTGCGCCTGCGGCAGACGGAGCGGCTGCATCAGGAAGGCACACTGGCccctcccattct ggagctGCGGGAGAAGCTGAAGCCAGAGCTCATGGGCCTGATCCGCCAGCAGCGTTTGCTCCACCTCTGCGAGGGGACACTCTTCCGCAAGATCAGCAGCCGACGGCGCCAGGGTCATTGCGTGGGCAGTGGGGCTGGAGAGCGGCTGGGCTGGGGTCAGGGCGTGTCCCTCTCCTCActccttccctcttccccttTCTGCCCACAGACAAGCTGTGGTTCTGCTGCCTGTCCCCCAACCACAAGCTGCTGCAGTATGGGGATGTGGAGGAGGGCGTCGGCCCGCCCGCCCCCGAGAGCCTGCCTGAGCAGC TCCCTGTGGCCGACATCAGGGCACTGCTGACAGGCAAGGACTGCCCCCACGTCCGGGAGAAGGGCTCGGGAAAGCAGAACAAG GACGTCTGTGAGTTAGCTTTCTCAGTCAGCTATGACCACGGGGAAGAGGAGGCATACCTCAACTTCATTGCCCCATCCAAACGGGAG TGTTTCCAGTCCCTTGTTACAGGCCACCATCATCTTGGCAAGAACCTCCTGACTTCCTGCCTCCTGTCTCGCCCTTCCAATCTTCTCAATACCAACTACCCCACTGCTTTCTCAAACAGGAAGCCGATCTGa
- the ELMO3 gene encoding engulfment and cell motility protein 3 isoform X5, giving the protein MAPPRNVVKIAVQMRDAIPQLIQLDQAKPLAAVLKEVCDAWSLPHSERYALQFADGHRRYITENNRTEIKNGSILCLSTAPDLEAERLLRGLQSESCEGRREALRHLVLLAPDMTFTREVISRDGLQRLGSIIEDGDDLGEVLALALRAFLELMEHGVVSWETLGIPFVRKVVCYVNMNLMDASVQPLALGLLESVTLSSPALGQLVKSEVPLDRLLVHLQVMNQQLQTKAMALLTALLQGASAAERKHMLDYLWQRNLRQFIYKNIIHSAAPLGDEMAHHLYVLQALTLGLLEPRMRTPLDPYSQEQREQLQALRQAAFELEGESLGAGLSADRRRSLCAREFRKLGFSNSNPAQDLERVPPGLLALDNMLYFSRHAPSAYSRFVLENSSREDKHECPFARSSIQLTVLLCELLHVGEPCSETAQDFSPMFFGQDQSFHELFCVSIQLLNKTWKEMRATQEDFDKVMQVVREQLARTLALKPSSLELFRTKVNTLTYGEVLRLRQTERLHQEGTLAPPILELREKLKPELMGLIRQQRLLHLCEGTLFRKISSRRRQDKLWFCCLSPNHKLLQYGDVEEGVGPPAPESLPEQLPVADIRALLTGKDCPHVREKGSGKQNKDVCELAFSVSYDHGEEEAYLNFIAPSKREFHLWTDGLSALLGSPMGSEQTRLDLEQLLTMETKLRLLELENVPIPEQPPPVPPPPTNFNFCYDCSIAEP; this is encoded by the exons ATGGCGCCCCCGCGGAATGTAGTGAAGATCGCCGTCCAGATGCGCGACGCCATCCCGCAGCTCATCCAGCTGGACCAG GCGAAACCCCTGGCCGCTGTGCTGAAGGAGGTGTGCGACGC GTGGAGCTTGCCTCACTCTGAGCGCTATGCCCTACAGTTTGCTGATGGGCACAGGAGATACATCACTGAGAAC AACCGCACGGAGATCAAGAATGGCAGCATCCTGTGCCTCAGTACTGCCCCA GACCTTGAGGCTGAGCGGTTGTTGCGGGGGCTGCAGAGCGAGAGTTGTGAGGGGCGCCGGGAAGCCCTTCGGCACCTCGTCCTGCTGGCCCCAGACATGACCTTCACCCGGGAAGTCATCAGCCGTGATGGGCTTCAGAGACTAGGCTCCATCATTGAGGATGGGGACGA CCTAGGAGAGGTGCTGGCCCTCGCACTGAGGGCCTTCTTGGAGCTCATGGAGCATGGCGTGGTGTCCTGGGAGACGCTCGGCATCCCCTTTGTTAGGAAG GTGGTGTGTTATGTGAACATGAACCTCATGGATGCATCTGTGCAGCCCCTGGCCCTGGGGTTGCTGGagagtgtgaccttgagcagccctgccctgggccagcTGGTCAAGAGTGAGGTGCCACTGGATAGGCTGCTGGTGCACCTACAGGT GATGAACCAGCAGCTGCAAACCAAGGCCATGGCACTGCTGACAGCTTTGCTGCAGGGGGCCAGTGCTGCTGAACGTAAG CACATGCTTGACTACCTGTGGCAGAGAAACCTTCGCCAGTTCATCTACAAG AACATCATCCATAGTGCAGCGCCACTGGGCGACGAGATGGCTCACCACTTGTACGTACTGCAGGCCCTTACGCTGGGGCTGCTGGAGCCGCGCATGCGGACGCCACTGGACCCCTACAGCCAG GAGCAGCGGGAGCAGCTGCAGGCCCTGCGTCAGGCTGCCTTTGAACTGGAGGGGGAGTCCCTGGGCGCTGGGCTGAGTGCCGACCGTCGCCGTTCCCTCTGTGCCCGCGAGTTCCGCAAACTGGGCTTCTCT aacAGCAACCCTGCGCAGGACCTGGAGCGCGTGCCCCCTGGCCTGCTGGCCCTGGACAACATGCTCTACTTCTCCAGACACGCGCCCAGCGCCTACAGCCGG TTTGTGTTGGAGAACAGCAGCCGTGAGGACAAGCATGAGTGTCCCTTTGCCCGGAGCAGCATCCAGCTGACTGTGCTGCTGTGTGAACTGCTCCATGTCGGGGAGCCCT GCTCCGAAACTGCCCAGGACTTTTCGCCCATGTTCTTTGGCCAAGACCAGAGCTTCCATGAGCTCTTCTGTGTGAGCATCCAGCTGCTGAATAAGACCTGGAAGGAGATGCGGGCCACTCAGGAAGACTTTGACAAG GTCATGCAAGTGGTGCGGGAGCAGCTGGCCCGCACGCTGGCCCTGAAGCCCAGTTCCCTGGAGCTGTTCCGAACCAAGGTGAACACGCTCACATACGGGGAGGTCCTGCGCCTGCGGCAGACGGAGCGGCTGCATCAGGAAGGCACACTGGCccctcccattct ggagctGCGGGAGAAGCTGAAGCCAGAGCTCATGGGCCTGATCCGCCAGCAGCGTTTGCTCCACCTCTGCGAGGGGACACTCTTCCGCAAGATCAGCAGCCGACGGCGCCAGG ACAAGCTGTGGTTCTGCTGCCTGTCCCCCAACCACAAGCTGCTGCAGTATGGGGATGTGGAGGAGGGCGTCGGCCCGCCCGCCCCCGAGAGCCTGCCTGAGCAGC TCCCTGTGGCCGACATCAGGGCACTGCTGACAGGCAAGGACTGCCCCCACGTCCGGGAGAAGGGCTCGGGAAAGCAGAACAAG GACGTCTGTGAGTTAGCTTTCTCAGTCAGCTATGACCACGGGGAAGAGGAGGCATACCTCAACTTCATTGCCCCATCCAAACGGGAG TTCCACCTGTGGACAGATGGGCTGAGCGCCCTGCTGGGCAGTCCCATGGGCAGTGAGCAGACACGGCTGGACCTGGAGCAGCTGCTGACCATGGAAACCAAGCTGCGGTTGCTGGAGCTGGAGAATGTGCCCATCCCTGAGCAGCCACCCcccgtccccccgccccccaccaactTCAACTTCTGCTATGACTGCAGCATCGCTGAACCTTGA
- the ELMO3 gene encoding engulfment and cell motility protein 3 isoform X4 — MQVVREQLARTLALKPSSLELFRTKVNTLTYGEVLRLRQTERLHQEGTLAPPILELREKLKPELMGLIRQQRLLHLCEGTLFRKISSRRRQDKLWFCCLSPNHKLLQYGDVEEGVGPPAPESLPEQLPVADIRALLTGKDCPHVREKGSGKQNKDVCELAFSVSYDHGEEEAYLNFIAPSKREFHLWTDGLSALLGSPMGSEQTRLDLEQLLTMETKLRLLELENVPIPEQPPPVPPPPTNFNFCYDCSIAEP; from the exons ATGCAAGTGGTGCGGGAGCAGCTGGCCCGCACGCTGGCCCTGAAGCCCAGTTCCCTGGAGCTGTTCCGAACCAAGGTGAACACGCTCACATACGGGGAGGTCCTGCGCCTGCGGCAGACGGAGCGGCTGCATCAGGAAGGCACACTGGCccctcccattct ggagctGCGGGAGAAGCTGAAGCCAGAGCTCATGGGCCTGATCCGCCAGCAGCGTTTGCTCCACCTCTGCGAGGGGACACTCTTCCGCAAGATCAGCAGCCGACGGCGCCAGG ACAAGCTGTGGTTCTGCTGCCTGTCCCCCAACCACAAGCTGCTGCAGTATGGGGATGTGGAGGAGGGCGTCGGCCCGCCCGCCCCCGAGAGCCTGCCTGAGCAGC TCCCTGTGGCCGACATCAGGGCACTGCTGACAGGCAAGGACTGCCCCCACGTCCGGGAGAAGGGCTCGGGAAAGCAGAACAAG GACGTCTGTGAGTTAGCTTTCTCAGTCAGCTATGACCACGGGGAAGAGGAGGCATACCTCAACTTCATTGCCCCATCCAAACGGGAG TTCCACCTGTGGACAGATGGGCTGAGCGCCCTGCTGGGCAGTCCCATGGGCAGTGAGCAGACACGGCTGGACCTGGAGCAGCTGCTGACCATGGAAACCAAGCTGCGGTTGCTGGAGCTGGAGAATGTGCCCATCCCTGAGCAGCCACCCcccgtccccccgccccccaccaactTCAACTTCTGCTATGACTGCAGCATCGCTGAACCTTGA
- the ELMO3 gene encoding engulfment and cell motility protein 3 isoform X6 codes for MTFTREVISRDGLQRLGSIIEDGDDLGEVLALALRAFLELMEHGVVSWETLGIPFVRKVVCYVNMNLMDASVQPLALGLLESVTLSSPALGQLVKSEVPLDRLLVHLQVMNQQLQTKAMALLTALLQGASAAERKHMLDYLWQRNLRQFIYKNIIHSAAPLGDEMAHHLYVLQALTLGLLEPRMRTPLDPYSQEQREQLQALRQAAFELEGESLGAGLSADRRRSLCAREFRKLGFSNSNPAQDLERVPPGLLALDNMLYFSRHAPSAYSRFVLENSSREDKHECPFARSSIQLTVLLCELLHVGEPCSETAQDFSPMFFGQDQSFHELFCVSIQLLNKTWKEMRATQEDFDKVMQVVREQLARTLALKPSSLELFRTKVNTLTYGEVLRLRQTERLHQEGTLAPPILELREKLKPELMGLIRQQRLLHLCEGTLFRKISSRRRQDKLWFCCLSPNHKLLQYGDVEEGVGPPAPESLPEQLPVADIRALLTGKDCPHVREKGSGKQNKDVCELAFSVSYDHGEEEAYLNFIAPSKREFHLWTDGLSALLGSPMGSEQTRLDLEQLLTMETKLRLLELENVPIPEQPPPVPPPPTNFNFCYDCSIAEP; via the exons ATGACCTTCACCCGGGAAGTCATCAGCCGTGATGGGCTTCAGAGACTAGGCTCCATCATTGAGGATGGGGACGA CCTAGGAGAGGTGCTGGCCCTCGCACTGAGGGCCTTCTTGGAGCTCATGGAGCATGGCGTGGTGTCCTGGGAGACGCTCGGCATCCCCTTTGTTAGGAAG GTGGTGTGTTATGTGAACATGAACCTCATGGATGCATCTGTGCAGCCCCTGGCCCTGGGGTTGCTGGagagtgtgaccttgagcagccctgccctgggccagcTGGTCAAGAGTGAGGTGCCACTGGATAGGCTGCTGGTGCACCTACAGGT GATGAACCAGCAGCTGCAAACCAAGGCCATGGCACTGCTGACAGCTTTGCTGCAGGGGGCCAGTGCTGCTGAACGTAAG CACATGCTTGACTACCTGTGGCAGAGAAACCTTCGCCAGTTCATCTACAAG AACATCATCCATAGTGCAGCGCCACTGGGCGACGAGATGGCTCACCACTTGTACGTACTGCAGGCCCTTACGCTGGGGCTGCTGGAGCCGCGCATGCGGACGCCACTGGACCCCTACAGCCAG GAGCAGCGGGAGCAGCTGCAGGCCCTGCGTCAGGCTGCCTTTGAACTGGAGGGGGAGTCCCTGGGCGCTGGGCTGAGTGCCGACCGTCGCCGTTCCCTCTGTGCCCGCGAGTTCCGCAAACTGGGCTTCTCT aacAGCAACCCTGCGCAGGACCTGGAGCGCGTGCCCCCTGGCCTGCTGGCCCTGGACAACATGCTCTACTTCTCCAGACACGCGCCCAGCGCCTACAGCCGG TTTGTGTTGGAGAACAGCAGCCGTGAGGACAAGCATGAGTGTCCCTTTGCCCGGAGCAGCATCCAGCTGACTGTGCTGCTGTGTGAACTGCTCCATGTCGGGGAGCCCT GCTCCGAAACTGCCCAGGACTTTTCGCCCATGTTCTTTGGCCAAGACCAGAGCTTCCATGAGCTCTTCTGTGTGAGCATCCAGCTGCTGAATAAGACCTGGAAGGAGATGCGGGCCACTCAGGAAGACTTTGACAAG GTCATGCAAGTGGTGCGGGAGCAGCTGGCCCGCACGCTGGCCCTGAAGCCCAGTTCCCTGGAGCTGTTCCGAACCAAGGTGAACACGCTCACATACGGGGAGGTCCTGCGCCTGCGGCAGACGGAGCGGCTGCATCAGGAAGGCACACTGGCccctcccattct ggagctGCGGGAGAAGCTGAAGCCAGAGCTCATGGGCCTGATCCGCCAGCAGCGTTTGCTCCACCTCTGCGAGGGGACACTCTTCCGCAAGATCAGCAGCCGACGGCGCCAGG ACAAGCTGTGGTTCTGCTGCCTGTCCCCCAACCACAAGCTGCTGCAGTATGGGGATGTGGAGGAGGGCGTCGGCCCGCCCGCCCCCGAGAGCCTGCCTGAGCAGC TCCCTGTGGCCGACATCAGGGCACTGCTGACAGGCAAGGACTGCCCCCACGTCCGGGAGAAGGGCTCGGGAAAGCAGAACAAG GACGTCTGTGAGTTAGCTTTCTCAGTCAGCTATGACCACGGGGAAGAGGAGGCATACCTCAACTTCATTGCCCCATCCAAACGGGAG TTCCACCTGTGGACAGATGGGCTGAGCGCCCTGCTGGGCAGTCCCATGGGCAGTGAGCAGACACGGCTGGACCTGGAGCAGCTGCTGACCATGGAAACCAAGCTGCGGTTGCTGGAGCTGGAGAATGTGCCCATCCCTGAGCAGCCACCCcccgtccccccgccccccaccaactTCAACTTCTGCTATGACTGCAGCATCGCTGAACCTTGA
- the ELMO3 gene encoding engulfment and cell motility protein 3 isoform X3 — MNLMDASVQPLALGLLESVTLSSPALGQLVKSEVPLDRLLVHLQVMNQQLQTKAMALLTALLQGASAAERKHMLDYLWQRNLRQFIYKNIIHSAAPLGDEMAHHLYVLQALTLGLLEPRMRTPLDPYSQEQREQLQALRQAAFELEGESLGAGLSADRRRSLCAREFRKLGFSNSNPAQDLERVPPGLLALDNMLYFSRHAPSAYSRFVLENSSREDKHECPFARSSIQLTVLLCELLHVGEPCSETAQDFSPMFFGQDQSFHELFCVSIQLLNKTWKEMRATQEDFDKLGVAPGHASGAGAAGPHAGPEAQFPGAVPNQGEHAHIRGGPAPAADGAAASGRHTGPSHSGAAGEAEARAHGPDPPAAFAPPLRGDTLPQDQQPTAPGSLRGQWGWRAAGLGSGRVPLLTPSLFPFLPTDKLWFCCLSPNHKLLQYGDVEEGVGPPAPESLPEQLPVADIRALLTGKDCPHVREKGSGKQNKDVCELAFSVSYDHGEEEAYLNFIAPSKREFHLWTDGLSALLGSPMGSEQTRLDLEQLLTMETKLRLLELENVPIPEQPPPVPPPPTNFNFCYDCSIAEP, encoded by the exons ATGAACCTCATGGATGCATCTGTGCAGCCCCTGGCCCTGGGGTTGCTGGagagtgtgaccttgagcagccctgccctgggccagcTGGTCAAGAGTGAGGTGCCACTGGATAGGCTGCTGGTGCACCTACAGGT GATGAACCAGCAGCTGCAAACCAAGGCCATGGCACTGCTGACAGCTTTGCTGCAGGGGGCCAGTGCTGCTGAACGTAAG CACATGCTTGACTACCTGTGGCAGAGAAACCTTCGCCAGTTCATCTACAAG AACATCATCCATAGTGCAGCGCCACTGGGCGACGAGATGGCTCACCACTTGTACGTACTGCAGGCCCTTACGCTGGGGCTGCTGGAGCCGCGCATGCGGACGCCACTGGACCCCTACAGCCAG GAGCAGCGGGAGCAGCTGCAGGCCCTGCGTCAGGCTGCCTTTGAACTGGAGGGGGAGTCCCTGGGCGCTGGGCTGAGTGCCGACCGTCGCCGTTCCCTCTGTGCCCGCGAGTTCCGCAAACTGGGCTTCTCT aacAGCAACCCTGCGCAGGACCTGGAGCGCGTGCCCCCTGGCCTGCTGGCCCTGGACAACATGCTCTACTTCTCCAGACACGCGCCCAGCGCCTACAGCCGG TTTGTGTTGGAGAACAGCAGCCGTGAGGACAAGCATGAGTGTCCCTTTGCCCGGAGCAGCATCCAGCTGACTGTGCTGCTGTGTGAACTGCTCCATGTCGGGGAGCCCT GCTCCGAAACTGCCCAGGACTTTTCGCCCATGTTCTTTGGCCAAGACCAGAGCTTCCATGAGCTCTTCTGTGTGAGCATCCAGCTGCTGAATAAGACCTGGAAGGAGATGCGGGCCACTCAGGAAGACTTTGACAAG CTTGGGGTGGCCCCAGGTCATGCAAGTGGTGCGGGAGCAGCTGGCCCGCACGCTGGCCCTGAAGCCCAGTTCCCTGGAGCTGTTCCGAACCAAGGTGAACACGCTCACATACGGGGAGGTCCTGCGCCTGCGGCAGACGGAGCGGCTGCATCAGGAAGGCACACTGGCccctcccattct ggagctGCGGGAGAAGCTGAAGCCAGAGCTCATGGGCCTGATCCGCCAGCAGCGTTTGCTCCACCTCTGCGAGGGGACACTCTTCCGCAAGATCAGCAGCCGACGGCGCCAGGGTCATTGCGTGGGCAGTGGGGCTGGAGAGCGGCTGGGCTGGGGTCAGGGCGTGTCCCTCTCCTCActccttccctcttccccttTCTGCCCACAGACAAGCTGTGGTTCTGCTGCCTGTCCCCCAACCACAAGCTGCTGCAGTATGGGGATGTGGAGGAGGGCGTCGGCCCGCCCGCCCCCGAGAGCCTGCCTGAGCAGC TCCCTGTGGCCGACATCAGGGCACTGCTGACAGGCAAGGACTGCCCCCACGTCCGGGAGAAGGGCTCGGGAAAGCAGAACAAG GACGTCTGTGAGTTAGCTTTCTCAGTCAGCTATGACCACGGGGAAGAGGAGGCATACCTCAACTTCATTGCCCCATCCAAACGGGAG TTCCACCTGTGGACAGATGGGCTGAGCGCCCTGCTGGGCAGTCCCATGGGCAGTGAGCAGACACGGCTGGACCTGGAGCAGCTGCTGACCATGGAAACCAAGCTGCGGTTGCTGGAGCTGGAGAATGTGCCCATCCCTGAGCAGCCACCCcccgtccccccgccccccaccaactTCAACTTCTGCTATGACTGCAGCATCGCTGAACCTTGA
- the ELMO3 gene encoding engulfment and cell motility protein 3 isoform X1: protein MNLMDASVQPLALGLLESVTLSSPALGQLVKSEVPLDRLLVHLQVMNQQLQTKAMALLTALLQGASAAERKVGVQPVAGYVGGGAGGHCAPQWACRMGAHGGAKSPESPSHPPQHMLDYLWQRNLRQFIYKNIIHSAAPLGDEMAHHLYVLQALTLGLLEPRMRTPLDPYSQEQREQLQALRQAAFELEGESLGAGLSADRRRSLCAREFRKLGFSNSNPAQDLERVPPGLLALDNMLYFSRHAPSAYSRFVLENSSREDKHECPFARSSIQLTVLLCELLHVGEPCSETAQDFSPMFFGQDQSFHELFCVSIQLLNKTWKEMRATQEDFDKLGVAPGHASGAGAAGPHAGPEAQFPGAVPNQGEHAHIRGGPAPAADGAAASGRHTGPSHSGAAGEAEARAHGPDPPAAFAPPLRGDTLPQDQQPTAPGSLRGQWGWRAAGLGSGRVPLLTPSLFPFLPTDKLWFCCLSPNHKLLQYGDVEEGVGPPAPESLPEQLPVADIRALLTGKDCPHVREKGSGKQNKDVCELAFSVSYDHGEEEAYLNFIAPSKREFHLWTDGLSALLGSPMGSEQTRLDLEQLLTMETKLRLLELENVPIPEQPPPVPPPPTNFNFCYDCSIAEP from the exons ATGAACCTCATGGATGCATCTGTGCAGCCCCTGGCCCTGGGGTTGCTGGagagtgtgaccttgagcagccctgccctgggccagcTGGTCAAGAGTGAGGTGCCACTGGATAGGCTGCTGGTGCACCTACAGGT GATGAACCAGCAGCTGCAAACCAAGGCCATGGCACTGCTGACAGCTTTGCTGCAGGGGGCCAGTGCTGCTGAACGTAAGGTGGGTGTCCAACCAGTGGCTGGATACGTGGGGGGAGGAGCTGGTGGGcactgtgctccacagtgggccTGCAGGATGGGTGCTCATGGTGGGGCTAAATCACCTGAGTCCCCTTCCCACCCACCTCAGCACATGCTTGACTACCTGTGGCAGAGAAACCTTCGCCAGTTCATCTACAAG AACATCATCCATAGTGCAGCGCCACTGGGCGACGAGATGGCTCACCACTTGTACGTACTGCAGGCCCTTACGCTGGGGCTGCTGGAGCCGCGCATGCGGACGCCACTGGACCCCTACAGCCAG GAGCAGCGGGAGCAGCTGCAGGCCCTGCGTCAGGCTGCCTTTGAACTGGAGGGGGAGTCCCTGGGCGCTGGGCTGAGTGCCGACCGTCGCCGTTCCCTCTGTGCCCGCGAGTTCCGCAAACTGGGCTTCTCT aacAGCAACCCTGCGCAGGACCTGGAGCGCGTGCCCCCTGGCCTGCTGGCCCTGGACAACATGCTCTACTTCTCCAGACACGCGCCCAGCGCCTACAGCCGG TTTGTGTTGGAGAACAGCAGCCGTGAGGACAAGCATGAGTGTCCCTTTGCCCGGAGCAGCATCCAGCTGACTGTGCTGCTGTGTGAACTGCTCCATGTCGGGGAGCCCT GCTCCGAAACTGCCCAGGACTTTTCGCCCATGTTCTTTGGCCAAGACCAGAGCTTCCATGAGCTCTTCTGTGTGAGCATCCAGCTGCTGAATAAGACCTGGAAGGAGATGCGGGCCACTCAGGAAGACTTTGACAAG CTTGGGGTGGCCCCAGGTCATGCAAGTGGTGCGGGAGCAGCTGGCCCGCACGCTGGCCCTGAAGCCCAGTTCCCTGGAGCTGTTCCGAACCAAGGTGAACACGCTCACATACGGGGAGGTCCTGCGCCTGCGGCAGACGGAGCGGCTGCATCAGGAAGGCACACTGGCccctcccattct ggagctGCGGGAGAAGCTGAAGCCAGAGCTCATGGGCCTGATCCGCCAGCAGCGTTTGCTCCACCTCTGCGAGGGGACACTCTTCCGCAAGATCAGCAGCCGACGGCGCCAGGGTCATTGCGTGGGCAGTGGGGCTGGAGAGCGGCTGGGCTGGGGTCAGGGCGTGTCCCTCTCCTCActccttccctcttccccttTCTGCCCACAGACAAGCTGTGGTTCTGCTGCCTGTCCCCCAACCACAAGCTGCTGCAGTATGGGGATGTGGAGGAGGGCGTCGGCCCGCCCGCCCCCGAGAGCCTGCCTGAGCAGC TCCCTGTGGCCGACATCAGGGCACTGCTGACAGGCAAGGACTGCCCCCACGTCCGGGAGAAGGGCTCGGGAAAGCAGAACAAG GACGTCTGTGAGTTAGCTTTCTCAGTCAGCTATGACCACGGGGAAGAGGAGGCATACCTCAACTTCATTGCCCCATCCAAACGGGAG TTCCACCTGTGGACAGATGGGCTGAGCGCCCTGCTGGGCAGTCCCATGGGCAGTGAGCAGACACGGCTGGACCTGGAGCAGCTGCTGACCATGGAAACCAAGCTGCGGTTGCTGGAGCTGGAGAATGTGCCCATCCCTGAGCAGCCACCCcccgtccccccgccccccaccaactTCAACTTCTGCTATGACTGCAGCATCGCTGAACCTTGA